In Sporosarcina psychrophila, a genomic segment contains:
- a CDS encoding DUF4181 domain-containing protein, with translation MGYPGMPPGFWVELIKILSVAILLVGVIPAVFRYRMGASKKKWFSYNHINEFHKKVDWTLRIVFMISLIISAILFTSQPFITYIICGFFILTQIGVQAYIEWRFSDNKKDFQVSLIQLTLTFITLFGFIFWFEYFS, from the coding sequence ATGGGGTACCCTGGAATGCCACCCGGGTTTTGGGTAGAACTTATTAAAATACTATCAGTTGCTATTTTACTGGTTGGCGTTATTCCAGCTGTTTTTCGTTATAGAATGGGTGCAAGTAAAAAGAAATGGTTTTCATATAATCATATAAATGAATTTCATAAAAAAGTCGATTGGACACTCCGTATAGTTTTTATGATTTCTCTTATAATTAGTGCAATCCTTTTTACTAGTCAGCCCTTTATAACATATATAATATGTGGTTTTTTTATACTAACTCAAATCGGTGTTCAAGCATATATAGAATGGAGATTTTCGGATAACAAAAAAGACTTTCAGGTATCACTAATCCAGCTTACCTTAACTTTTATTACCTTATTTGGATTCATCTTCTGGTTCGAATATTTTTCATAG
- a CDS encoding heavy metal translocating P-type ATPase — MDKKCCSSQIEPPKVEEQTNCCSGKELEKTSIVSVDCCTNSKEILNPVNVNLNEGLKEEFRVYGMDCPACAVTIEKSLSTQQSINGVDVNYSTGKMQVSSTEELEFEFIQKQMKKLGFEVEPIKVNTNLKNYFIEGMDCGSCALTIENHLNNLPTVKHVQVNFSTGKMKIEHENSPEDIINEVAKAGFKASLITNNKQTPSSTRSSNQNWAVIFSGILITLGFIGSYTGISPYLTITMYAIAMIISGYKPVKSAYYAIRSRSLDMNVLMSAAAIGAAFLGEWLEGATVVWLFALGLNLQNRAIEKTRKSIRGLMELAPPEAWVKIGSELIKKPVEEIAINDLIVVKPGDRIPLDGDVIEGESSVNQAAITGESIPVDKEKGSFVYAGSINEHGSLSVRVTKLIEDTTISKIIHLVEEAQEKKAPTEAFIDKFARIYTPVVFILALLVMLVPPLLGFGAWDEWIYKGLTLLVIACPCALVISTPVAIVSALGNAAKNGVLIKGGAFLEIAGTINAIAFDKTGTLTEGKPKVTDVVVFNDSEENMLSIARTLEEYSTHPIAKTIVDYAKEKGIQAKNGSEFKNLAGKGIQATIGHVLYFAGNKKLFEEVNTHIDNHLDEILRLQNEGKTIIIIGTVEKILGIICVSDTIRKATKVTIVSLEKIGVEQVVMLTGDNEGTAKAIALEAGVNRYFSELLPEEKVDVIKKLQEEGYRVAMVGDGINDAPALATANLGIAMGGAGTDTAMETADIVLMADNLDKLPHTIKLSRKALSIIKQNIWFSIIVKIVALLLILPGWLTLWVAVLSDTGAALIVILNALRLLKVKG, encoded by the coding sequence ATGGACAAAAAATGCTGTTCGAGCCAAATAGAACCCCCAAAAGTAGAGGAACAAACAAATTGCTGCAGCGGCAAAGAACTAGAAAAGACTTCGATTGTTTCAGTCGATTGTTGCACTAATTCAAAAGAAATTCTAAATCCGGTTAACGTAAACCTCAATGAAGGATTGAAAGAGGAATTTCGAGTTTATGGAATGGATTGCCCAGCTTGTGCGGTGACAATTGAAAAAAGTCTAAGCACTCAACAAAGTATCAATGGAGTAGACGTAAACTATAGTACAGGAAAAATGCAGGTTAGTTCGACTGAAGAACTTGAATTTGAGTTCATCCAAAAACAAATGAAGAAGCTTGGTTTTGAAGTTGAACCTATTAAAGTTAATACCAACTTGAAGAATTACTTTATTGAAGGCATGGATTGTGGCTCTTGTGCCTTAACAATTGAAAACCACTTGAATAATCTTCCTACTGTCAAACACGTTCAGGTGAATTTTTCAACGGGCAAAATGAAGATTGAACATGAAAATAGCCCAGAAGACATTATAAACGAAGTTGCTAAAGCTGGATTTAAAGCGTCACTCATCACTAACAATAAGCAGACGCCTTCCTCCACACGTTCTAGTAATCAGAATTGGGCTGTCATTTTTTCAGGTATATTAATTACGCTAGGATTTATCGGCTCTTACACGGGAATTTCTCCTTATTTAACGATAACAATGTACGCGATCGCGATGATAATTAGTGGCTATAAACCAGTGAAGAGTGCTTATTATGCGATTAGAAGCCGTTCGTTAGACATGAACGTCCTCATGTCAGCTGCTGCAATCGGGGCTGCCTTTCTAGGCGAATGGCTTGAAGGGGCCACCGTTGTTTGGCTGTTTGCATTAGGGCTTAATTTGCAGAATCGCGCCATCGAAAAAACACGAAAATCGATTCGTGGACTTATGGAGTTAGCTCCTCCAGAAGCTTGGGTTAAAATTGGAAGCGAATTAATCAAAAAGCCTGTTGAAGAGATAGCAATTAATGACCTGATTGTCGTGAAGCCTGGGGATAGAATCCCATTAGACGGTGATGTGATAGAAGGTGAATCCAGTGTCAATCAGGCCGCTATAACTGGAGAATCCATCCCTGTCGATAAAGAAAAAGGTAGTTTCGTGTATGCAGGTTCTATAAATGAACATGGCTCACTAAGCGTTAGAGTTACGAAACTTATAGAGGATACAACTATCTCTAAAATCATTCATTTAGTTGAAGAAGCTCAAGAGAAAAAGGCGCCTACAGAAGCATTTATTGATAAATTCGCACGTATTTATACACCTGTTGTATTCATACTTGCTCTTTTAGTCATGCTCGTTCCCCCATTACTTGGATTTGGTGCTTGGGATGAATGGATATATAAAGGGCTAACGCTGTTAGTGATTGCATGTCCTTGCGCACTCGTTATATCGACCCCAGTTGCCATTGTTTCAGCTCTTGGAAATGCTGCCAAAAATGGCGTTCTTATTAAAGGTGGAGCATTCTTAGAAATTGCAGGAACAATTAATGCCATCGCCTTTGACAAAACTGGAACACTCACTGAAGGAAAACCAAAAGTTACTGATGTAGTAGTCTTTAATGATTCAGAAGAAAACATGTTATCAATCGCTCGAACGTTAGAGGAATACTCCACACATCCCATCGCTAAAACAATAGTGGACTACGCGAAAGAGAAAGGCATTCAAGCAAAGAATGGTTCAGAGTTTAAGAACCTTGCAGGAAAAGGAATCCAAGCAACAATCGGTCATGTACTCTACTTTGCAGGAAACAAAAAATTGTTTGAAGAGGTCAACACCCATATTGATAATCATCTTGACGAAATTCTAAGACTGCAAAATGAAGGGAAAACCATTATCATTATAGGGACGGTCGAAAAGATTTTAGGGATAATTTGTGTTTCAGATACAATCCGAAAAGCAACTAAAGTAACGATTGTAAGCCTAGAAAAAATAGGCGTTGAACAAGTGGTCATGCTGACAGGTGATAACGAAGGGACTGCCAAAGCAATCGCTTTAGAAGCCGGCGTGAATCGCTATTTCTCTGAATTATTACCAGAAGAAAAAGTAGATGTGATAAAAAAATTGCAAGAAGAAGGCTATCGAGTAGCCATGGTAGGTGATGGTATAAACGATGCCCCTGCACTAGCTACTGCAAACCTTGGGATAGCGATGGGTGGTGCTGGTACAGATACCGCAATGGAAACTGCAGATATCGTTTTAATGGCAGACAACTTAGACAAACTGCCACATACAATTAAGCTAAGTCGAAAAGCATTATCCATTATCAAACAAAATATTTGGTTTTCGATAATCGTAAAGATCGTAGCTTTACTATTAATTCTCCCTGGCTGGTTAACGCTATGGGTTGCTGTATTAAGTGACACCGGTGCTGCGCTGATCGTTATTTTAAATGCACTTCGTCTATTAAAGGTCAAAGGATAG
- a CDS encoding ArsR/SmtB family transcription factor, whose product MNQTDLDLKVKFLRAFGDKTRVQILECIKYEEKTVSQIVESIEGNQSNISQHLACLRGCGIIVGRPEGKYVYYGLRNQQVKELLDTFDNVLSQIEGNVACCENHIS is encoded by the coding sequence ATGAATCAGACAGATTTAGATCTTAAAGTAAAGTTTTTACGTGCATTCGGAGATAAAACAAGGGTTCAAATATTAGAGTGCATCAAATATGAGGAAAAGACTGTATCACAAATTGTTGAAAGTATAGAAGGTAATCAGTCAAATATTTCGCAGCACTTAGCCTGTCTCAGAGGGTGTGGGATCATTGTAGGAAGACCAGAGGGAAAATACGTCTACTATGGATTGCGAAATCAGCAAGTTAAAGAGTTGTTAGACACATTTGATAATGTACTTAGTCAAATTGAAGGCAATGTTGCTTGTTGTGAAAATCATATAAGTTAA
- a CDS encoding copper resistance CopC family protein produces the protein MKRIISATLILLFTFTTTVSAHTGLTISSPADGEYITEDVYEIVLEFNSKIESTSTVKVFDESKEEIIISNTQVSDNVITGGFMSPLDNGAYTVEWKIIGADGHPIQGTYSFMVSQDELEEPVVTEENQETSDVPKEESIEEPVEQSIEDSSKIASNDVLVLILVILFTIAGGFFGWILGRWQK, from the coding sequence ATGAAGAGGATTATTAGTGCAACATTAATTTTGTTGTTCACATTTACAACCACTGTCTCTGCACATACCGGTTTAACGATTTCCTCACCGGCTGACGGGGAATACATAACTGAAGATGTCTATGAAATTGTATTGGAATTTAATTCGAAAATCGAATCGACAAGTACTGTGAAGGTCTTTGACGAGAGTAAAGAGGAGATCATCATCAGTAATACTCAAGTGAGTGATAATGTGATCACAGGAGGTTTCATGTCGCCATTGGATAATGGCGCATATACAGTAGAATGGAAGATTATCGGTGCGGATGGGCATCCGATACAAGGAACTTATTCATTCATGGTAAGTCAAGACGAATTAGAAGAGCCAGTAGTAACTGAAGAAAACCAAGAGACATCTGATGTGCCAAAGGAAGAATCAATAGAAGAACCTGTAGAGCAGTCAATTGAAGATTCATCAAAAATAGCATCGAATGATGTTCTTGTTCTAATCCTTGTTATTTTATTTACGATAGCTGGCGGATTTTTTGGATGGATCCTAGGAAGATGGCAAAAGTAA
- a CDS encoding copper resistance D family protein, translating into MVWIYISESLLYLCFSLLMGSFILQFIPERLKPKISIPKRLIQLSVLGIIFFSAAPVIRIILFLYEDIGLMLTMQNVLGGFGVGKAWNVTVILALFFYLFVSLFPVLKSKVLAGISLAFTFIFLLALGWASHAASLTEWSGFVVHSLHFLAVTVWVGILLIVGWCSKNQENWLSYLKWFTPLAIGCFLTIMGTGIYLMTLVIDVNEYGDAWMLPYGQALLLKHLTIIPVLFFAFINGFWIRRKLQRQEQINPIPWLKFESILLYFTFVSTAVLGQQEPPHSIEITFGGSGSSAVFDYFYSGIIDPSMHVQFGLNTISTMFFIVAIIFMWLILYSFRKKAPASVSFFMGMFCILSLYLGLIASIQ; encoded by the coding sequence ATGGTTTGGATTTATATTTCTGAAAGTCTTTTGTATCTCTGTTTTTCGCTATTAATGGGATCATTTATCCTTCAATTTATCCCGGAACGGCTGAAACCCAAAATAAGCATCCCTAAACGCTTGATCCAACTTTCCGTGTTAGGAATTATATTCTTTTCAGCTGCACCCGTAATTCGAATCATCTTGTTTCTTTATGAAGATATTGGGTTAATGTTAACAATGCAAAATGTTCTCGGTGGTTTTGGAGTAGGGAAGGCTTGGAATGTCACAGTCATACTTGCACTGTTTTTTTATCTGTTTGTTTCGTTGTTTCCGGTATTGAAAAGCAAAGTACTGGCTGGTATATCTCTAGCTTTTACTTTCATTTTTCTCTTGGCGTTGGGATGGGCAAGTCACGCAGCATCCCTCACTGAATGGAGTGGATTCGTTGTTCACTCATTACACTTTTTAGCTGTTACAGTCTGGGTAGGTATACTCCTGATCGTTGGTTGGTGTTCAAAAAATCAAGAGAATTGGCTTTCTTATTTAAAATGGTTTACACCTTTGGCAATTGGCTGTTTTCTCACGATCATGGGAACAGGAATATATCTTATGACATTAGTCATCGATGTGAATGAGTATGGGGACGCATGGATGCTACCATATGGACAAGCCTTACTGTTGAAGCATCTGACCATCATCCCTGTTTTATTTTTTGCTTTTATTAATGGATTTTGGATTAGGCGAAAATTGCAACGACAAGAGCAAATCAATCCAATACCATGGTTGAAGTTCGAAAGCATACTACTTTACTTTACTTTTGTTTCGACAGCGGTCTTGGGCCAACAGGAACCACCTCACAGTATTGAGATAACTTTTGGTGGTAGTGGTTCTTCGGCAGTCTTCGATTATTTTTATTCAGGGATTATTGATCCTTCAATGCATGTGCAATTCGGATTAAATACAATAAGTACAATGTTTTTCATAGTGGCGATCATCTTCATGTGGCTTATCTTATATAGCTTCAGGAAAAAGGCTCCCGCTAGTGTTTCTTTTTTCATGGGAATGTTCTGTATCCTTTCGCTATATTTAGGATTAATAGCTAGCATTCAATAA
- a CDS encoding DsbA family protein: protein MKQNKNSNMKFIVVLTLAVVLILAAVAVLSNKQESLPTDIKQIDVTGQPSLGEKDAPVTVVEFGDFKCPSCKTWGEIIYPKLVNDYIDTGKVNFSFVNVLFHGKESTLGSIAAESVYERNPDAYWTFHQALFDAQPVENHDGLWITPEKILEIASDYPEIDQTLLKEDMEKEATMESVKIDEALVREAGISMTPSIVINGRMMEDPFDYEAIKSAIEQEMKDKD, encoded by the coding sequence ATGAAACAGAATAAGAATTCAAATATGAAATTTATAGTTGTATTAACACTTGCGGTAGTACTAATATTGGCGGCAGTCGCTGTACTCAGCAATAAACAAGAATCCTTGCCAACAGATATAAAGCAAATCGATGTCACTGGGCAGCCCTCACTGGGAGAGAAAGATGCTCCTGTAACGGTAGTTGAATTCGGTGATTTCAAATGTCCATCATGTAAAACATGGGGGGAAATAATTTATCCGAAATTAGTTAATGATTATATCGACACAGGTAAAGTTAACTTTTCATTCGTGAACGTATTATTCCACGGTAAAGAATCGACTTTAGGATCGATTGCCGCTGAATCCGTTTATGAGCGGAACCCCGATGCGTATTGGACGTTCCATCAAGCACTGTTTGATGCACAGCCTGTTGAAAATCATGATGGACTATGGATAACACCTGAAAAGATACTGGAAATTGCAAGTGATTATCCTGAGATTGATCAAACATTGTTGAAAGAAGACATGGAAAAGGAAGCGACAATGGAGAGCGTTAAAATCGATGAAGCTTTAGTAAGAGAAGCAGGAATTTCAATGACTCCGTCCATTGTGATAAACGGAAGAATGATGGAGGACCCCTTTGATTATGAAGCCATTAAGTCAGCAATAGAACAAGAGATGAAGGATAAAGACTGA
- a CDS encoding disulfide oxidoreductase: MEGTKRKESKPQGYLLYGAWVVSLVATFGSLYFSEIKGFIPCELCWYQRILMYPLTLILGIGTFQNDSSVKKFVLPLALIGGGISFMHYLEQKIPGFGGIKPCVSGVPCSAQYINWFGFITIPFLALVAFVIIACCMVFIKSKKSLE, translated from the coding sequence ATGGAGGGTACTAAAAGAAAGGAATCCAAACCGCAGGGATATTTATTATATGGCGCTTGGGTTGTTTCATTAGTTGCAACGTTTGGGAGCTTGTACTTCAGTGAAATAAAAGGGTTTATTCCGTGTGAGCTATGTTGGTATCAGCGGATTCTCATGTACCCACTTACTTTGATATTAGGGATTGGAACTTTTCAAAATGACAGTTCCGTAAAAAAGTTCGTTCTTCCGTTAGCACTTATTGGAGGAGGTATATCTTTCATGCATTATTTAGAGCAGAAGATACCCGGCTTTGGAGGCATCAAGCCGTGCGTGAGTGGTGTACCTTGTAGTGCCCAATATATAAATTGGTTTGGGTTTATTACGATACCATTTTTAGCATTAGTTGCTTTTGTGATTATTGCTTGCTGTATGGTTTTTATCAAATCAAAGAAGTCTCTTGAGTAA
- a CDS encoding flavin-containing monooxygenase, with translation MPKKHTCEYFRSESEKVNCIKSYETVVIGAGQAGLVMGYYLKNDKVSFLIIDKGKTVGEIWKNRYDSLKLFTPRMYSSLPGLSLEGKQHSFPTKDEVADYLKLYLELLELPVQMDTEVLSVIKTEGGFCVETTKGIFNATNMVVATGPFQKKRVPAFSNLLSGNIVQLHSSEYKNPSQLQKGNVLVVGGGNSGAQIAVEIAEEKETYIAVSKKLSYFPLTIAGKSVFWWFDKLGILKVTNTSFFGNIIRGKGDPVFGTELRNAIKKGGIILKGRVTSALDSSIIFEDSTTLEVSNIIWATGFQQEYEWLRMEDMIGNKKEIIHNRGGSLIKGLYFLGLPWQSRRGSSLLQGVGYDAEYIVEHMRRQNYERDN, from the coding sequence ATGCCAAAAAAACATACATGTGAATATTTCCGTTCTGAAAGTGAAAAAGTGAATTGCATTAAAAGCTATGAGACTGTTGTTATAGGGGCTGGACAGGCAGGGCTCGTAATGGGCTATTATTTGAAAAATGACAAAGTAAGTTTTTTAATTATTGATAAAGGGAAAACTGTGGGCGAGATATGGAAAAATCGATACGACTCCTTGAAGCTTTTTACACCTCGAATGTACAGCTCGTTACCGGGTCTCTCCCTAGAGGGCAAACAACACAGTTTTCCCACTAAGGATGAAGTTGCGGATTATTTAAAGCTCTACTTAGAATTATTGGAATTACCAGTTCAAATGGATACTGAAGTTCTAAGTGTAATAAAAACTGAAGGCGGTTTTTGTGTAGAAACAACTAAAGGTATATTTAATGCGACAAACATGGTGGTAGCCACAGGACCATTTCAAAAAAAACGGGTCCCTGCATTTTCGAATTTACTTAGCGGAAATATTGTACAGTTACATTCTTCTGAATATAAGAATCCTAGCCAATTACAAAAAGGAAATGTTCTTGTTGTAGGAGGTGGTAATAGTGGTGCTCAAATCGCAGTTGAAATTGCAGAAGAAAAAGAAACATATATAGCAGTAAGTAAAAAGCTTAGTTATTTCCCATTAACTATTGCTGGGAAAAGTGTGTTTTGGTGGTTTGATAAATTGGGAATATTAAAAGTAACTAACACATCATTTTTTGGGAACATAATTCGGGGGAAAGGCGATCCGGTCTTCGGAACTGAATTGAGAAATGCTATAAAAAAGGGCGGTATTATTCTTAAGGGAAGAGTAACAAGTGCTTTGGATAGCTCAATCATATTCGAGGATTCAACTACTTTAGAAGTGAGCAACATAATATGGGCAACCGGATTCCAACAAGAGTACGAATGGCTAAGAATGGAAGATATGATTGGTAATAAGAAAGAAATTATTCACAACAGGGGGGGTAGCCTAATAAAAGGACTCTATTTTTTAGGTCTACCATGGCAATCACGTAGGGGGTCCTCACTGCTTCAGGGAGTAGGTTATGATGCCGAGTATATTGTTGAACATATGAGAAGACAGAACTATGAGAGAGATAATTAG
- a CDS encoding DUF305 domain-containing protein, with translation MDSNCELSHVTKAYLDHYYDILNTMICDMTSVTLTNSISDNFIKQMIPHHLAAIKMSKNILQYTTNLQLQSIATNIISEQTKSISNMLAIQCKCSTLTNSEYDLYLYLNNFNKIAETMFMKMGSAAITNDINANFMREMIPHHKGAVRMSNNALMFNICLELKPILYAIITSQWKGIKQMQQLLRELDNC, from the coding sequence ATGGATAGCAACTGCGAACTAAGCCATGTGACAAAAGCCTATCTGGACCATTACTACGATATCCTCAATACTATGATTTGTGATATGACAAGTGTTACCCTCACCAATAGTATTTCAGATAACTTTATTAAGCAGATGATTCCACATCACTTAGCAGCAATTAAAATGTCTAAAAACATACTACAGTACACAACAAATCTTCAATTGCAAAGTATCGCCACAAATATCATTTCAGAACAAACAAAAAGCATCTCAAATATGCTAGCTATACAATGTAAATGTAGTACGCTGACAAATTCAGAATATGACCTCTATCTATATCTGAATAATTTCAATAAAATAGCTGAAACAATGTTTATGAAGATGGGTTCGGCCGCTATTACAAACGACATAAACGCAAACTTTATGCGAGAAATGATTCCTCATCATAAAGGTGCTGTCCGGATGTCAAACAATGCACTTATGTTTAATATCTGCCTTGAACTCAAACCAATTCTTTATGCAATCATAACTTCTCAATGGAAGGGCATAAAACAAATGCAACAACTGCTAAGAGAACTCGATAACTGTTAA
- a CDS encoding protein rep: MKAKGYRKTSIRDDINETAKYSVKPSDYLTGNLQNDLEVVKDLV, encoded by the coding sequence GTGAAAGCGAAAGGATATAGAAAGACGTCGATACGTGACGATATCAATGAAACTGCAAAATACTCGGTAAAGCCTTCGGATTATCTGACTGGTAATCTTCAAAATGATTTAGAGGTTGTAAAAGATTTGGTGTAA
- a CDS encoding ribonuclease YeeF family protein yields the protein MKILDVDLFQEGLQRNITMLDRLSGEMEAIHHAVEGLVQMEEQFKGAGGNAIRSFYQECHLPFLHFFQLFSEQFKQVLQQMEAALHSLEPDSSGYIVEQFLEGELEQGLTLIGHLTDSLTDEANSIMDQVSDIVGLPHLDDSGVQEGVIRSKRKRDDTNSQLYEFDATQTTTLHPIEQDLQTMNTWLTDMEGLFQAGVKDISFVPSQWNVLTFRSEIRTELFPKVYLNPNDLWVKEHQQLIGTMITPATFQTLEGKKVNTVEENLDENIKYHMYENGLLIKEYVVGQTVYYEVVSQVDYKEEETVKVDKPKENKLLDSFQFGLDLAGLIPVVGEVADGVNGVIYTARGDALNAALSFGAMIPVAGWASTGGKLALKGNDLNQVRKVVSTEKVASIYSPIYQDVVNSPLGKTQNQLDILTNTHYQLGKPNALAFNMPFPKTDIPTSIKGGDVDVKVEVKNVDVGAKGTDKNITQGARYGERKISDETYAKLRRASPSSKIQKEVNKNIDDIIGTEDFALPGKIIEKKLHADHIVSLEKIARLEGFETLTYQQQKEIANFVENFKGLSEAANTSKGSKSFADWNIYKKENILVNPVFREKMILKEKELEIEIQKMTDEFNRINKKE from the coding sequence ATGAAAATATTGGACGTAGATTTATTTCAAGAAGGGCTGCAGCGCAACATTACTATGTTAGACAGGTTAAGCGGTGAGATGGAAGCGATCCACCATGCAGTGGAGGGTCTAGTTCAGATGGAGGAACAATTTAAAGGAGCCGGGGGTAATGCCATCCGTTCCTTTTACCAGGAATGTCATTTACCATTTCTTCATTTTTTTCAGTTGTTTTCCGAACAGTTCAAACAAGTGCTTCAGCAGATGGAGGCAGCACTTCATTCACTCGAACCTGATTCATCTGGGTACATAGTAGAACAATTCCTTGAGGGAGAGCTAGAACAGGGCCTTACGCTTATTGGTCATCTCACGGATAGTTTGACGGATGAGGCAAACAGTATCATGGATCAGGTGAGTGATATTGTCGGACTGCCCCACTTAGATGATAGCGGAGTGCAGGAGGGAGTCATTCGTTCTAAGAGAAAACGTGATGATACCAACTCACAACTGTATGAATTTGATGCAACTCAGACTACTACACTACATCCCATTGAACAAGATTTGCAGACGATGAACACGTGGCTTACGGATATGGAGGGACTGTTCCAAGCAGGAGTAAAGGACATCAGCTTCGTGCCGAGCCAATGGAATGTTCTGACATTTAGAAGTGAAATTAGAACAGAACTGTTCCCAAAAGTGTACTTAAATCCAAATGACTTATGGGTAAAGGAACATCAACAGCTGATTGGTACGATGATTACTCCAGCGACTTTTCAAACCCTTGAAGGGAAAAAAGTGAACACTGTCGAAGAGAATCTGGATGAAAATATAAAATACCATATGTATGAAAATGGTTTACTCATTAAAGAGTATGTTGTTGGCCAAACAGTTTACTATGAAGTTGTTTCCCAAGTTGACTATAAGGAAGAAGAGACCGTTAAAGTCGATAAACCGAAAGAAAACAAATTACTTGATTCTTTTCAGTTTGGGTTAGATTTAGCAGGGCTTATACCTGTTGTTGGTGAAGTAGCAGATGGCGTAAATGGTGTTATCTATACGGCAAGAGGGGATGCATTAAATGCGGCCCTTTCTTTTGGAGCGATGATTCCAGTTGCTGGCTGGGCAAGTACGGGTGGGAAATTAGCCTTAAAAGGAAACGATTTAAATCAAGTAAGAAAAGTGGTAAGTACAGAGAAGGTGGCGTCCATCTATTCCCCAATCTACCAAGATGTCGTCAACAGTCCATTAGGAAAAACTCAAAATCAACTAGATATCTTAACTAATACTCATTACCAATTGGGTAAGCCAAATGCCCTTGCATTCAATATGCCATTTCCAAAAACAGATATTCCTACGAGTATCAAAGGTGGAGATGTCGATGTTAAGGTTGAAGTGAAGAATGTGGATGTTGGGGCTAAGGGTACGGATAAAAACATTACGCAAGGTGCAAGATATGGGGAAAGGAAAATTTCCGATGAGACATATGCTAAATTAAGAAGAGCATCGCCATCTTCTAAAATACAAAAAGAAGTTAATAAAAATATTGATGATATTATTGGAACTGAGGATTTTGCTTTACCCGGAAAAATAATTGAAAAAAAACTGCATGCAGATCATATTGTTTCTCTAGAGAAAATAGCTCGTTTGGAAGGTTTTGAGACATTGACTTACCAACAACAGAAGGAAATTGCCAATTTTGTAGAGAATTTTAAAGGTCTTAGTGAAGCAGCTAATACATCTAAAGGTTCAAAATCATTTGCGGATTGGAACATCTACAAAAAAGAAAACATTTTGGTGAATCCTGTATTTAGGGAAAAAATGATATTAAAAGAAAAAGAACTAGAAATTGAGATACAAAAGATGACAGATGAATTTAATAGGATAAATAAAAAGGAGTGA
- a CDS encoding SMI1/KNR4 family protein: protein MDKLSSLKQYRKSIEFVSNKNLLNIEKENMPEKWIEIFKETDKARKKDKLIALWNDVCEKELSNTISYLKENLLEFELIVDNGQYAVLYSVKSENDEILYYEGGIPTSSIYISEMQQDWSNVPESIKRFYEKLHNGFYYLPSRAMGLVPVESSTHFEDYEWGILEELDEPLGINMATTYGFFENGMGGYVAIDLNNCIDDVATLWFTNDKPEYNVDFWDIVDEWIVIGLQDN, encoded by the coding sequence GTGGATAAGTTATCTTCATTAAAACAATACAGAAAAAGTATAGAGTTTGTATCTAACAAAAACTTACTCAATATAGAAAAGGAAAATATGCCTGAAAAATGGATAGAGATATTTAAAGAAACAGATAAAGCTAGAAAGAAAGATAAATTAATAGCTTTATGGAATGATGTGTGTGAAAAAGAATTGAGCAATACTATATCATACTTGAAAGAGAATTTATTAGAATTTGAACTAATTGTAGATAATGGACAATATGCAGTACTATACAGCGTAAAGAGTGAAAATGACGAAATTCTTTATTACGAAGGTGGTATACCGACCAGTTCTATTTATATTTCAGAAATGCAACAAGATTGGTCAAATGTTCCAGAATCTATTAAGAGGTTCTATGAAAAGTTACACAATGGGTTTTATTATCTGCCAAGTAGAGCTATGGGACTAGTACCAGTGGAAAGCAGTACTCATTTTGAGGATTATGAATGGGGAATACTTGAAGAATTAGATGAACCATTAGGAATTAATATGGCTACAACATATGGTTTTTTTGAAAACGGCATGGGAGGATATGTTGCTATAGATTTAAACAACTGTATCGATGATGTAGCGACATTATGGTTTACCAATGATAAGCCTGAATATAATGTGGATTTCTGGGATATTGTAGATGAATGGATTGTAATAGGGCTTCAAGATAATTAA
- a CDS encoding HNH/ENDO VII family nuclease: protein MVTEQKVEGPIIEMPSRYHDLGNKRQHPFGNKGGVGGGEARQEFNKWRKEYWKVRYANEMIKRGIIE, encoded by the coding sequence ATGGTAACTGAACAAAAAGTTGAGGGACCAATAATTGAGATGCCTAGTAGATACCATGATCTAGGAAACAAAAGACAGCATCCATTTGGAAATAAGGGAGGAGTTGGCGGCGGAGAAGCTAGGCAGGAATTCAATAAATGGCGTAAAGAATATTGGAAAGTAAGATATGCCAATGAAATGATTAAAAGGGGGATAATTGAATGA